Part of the Eikenella corrodens genome is shown below.
TCATAATCTTAACGTGCAAATCGTAGGCGTAGGCATCCATATCCTGCACCACCTGTTTGTTGCCGAACACGATGAAGTTGTAGGCCAGCACGGCGGGGATGGCGGCAAACAGACCGACGGCGGTGGCCACCAGCGCTTCGCCGATGGGGCCGGCCACGGTGGCGATGTTTACCTGGCCTTGCTGGCTGATGTTTTCCAGCGCGTGGTAAATGCCCCACACCGTGCCGAACAGGCCGATAAACGGGGCGGTGGCGCCCACGGAGGCGAGAATGGTGAGCCCGCCGTTGAGGCCGCGTTTGGCAATGTCCATTTTATGGCGGATGTGTTGCACCAGATAGTCGCCCAAGGGAATGCTGGTGAGCTGGCTGGCGGGGTTGGCGCGGTATTGGCGCGCGGCCTGGACGGCGGATTGGGTGAGGTCGGCCAGCGGGGAGGGATGGGCTTTGGCCAGGCGCAGCACTTCATCAAGCGAGGCCACGGTGGCGACGGCTTCAATCGTGCCCCGGTTGGCGTGGCGTACTTGGTGCAGGCGGATGCTGCGCATGATGATGATCCACCAGGTGAGGATACTCATCAGCACCAGCAGCAGAAATACGGTAATCAATACAATGTCGCCTTGGGCGAAAACGTGTCCTAAGTTCATAATATTCCTAATATTAAGGTAATGAGATTGACTAATCGGTTTAGTTGGGTTTTTAAGGAGCTTTAAAACGCAGGGTAAAAGTATAGCTTTGGCGAACGGGCTGGCCGTTGCGTTTGGCCGGAACGAAGGTATAGCTCTGGCGCACGGTGTTGGCAGCGGATGCGCCGAACAGCGGATGGGAGGCGGAAACGATTTCCACGCTGGAAGGCTTGCCGTTGGCTTCCACCATCACGCGCAGTTTTACCGTGCCGCTGATGCCTTCGTCTTCCAATTGTGGCGGATAGGGCGGTTTCGGATTGTGCAGGTAGCCGCCTAGGTGGGTGGGTGCGCTGTCGCCGCCACCACCG
Proteins encoded:
- a CDS encoding MotA/TolQ/ExbB proton channel family protein, whose product is MNLGHVFAQGDIVLITVFLLLVLMSILTWWIIIMRSIRLHQVRHANRGTIEAVATVASLDEVLRLAKAHPSPLADLTQSAVQAARQYRANPASQLTSIPLGDYLVQHIRHKMDIAKRGLNGGLTILASVGATAPFIGLFGTVWGIYHALENISQQGQVNIATVAGPIGEALVATAVGLFAAIPAVLAYNFIVFGNKQVVQDMDAYAYDLHVKIMNDKE